The proteins below come from a single Chelmon rostratus isolate fCheRos1 chromosome 10, fCheRos1.pri, whole genome shotgun sequence genomic window:
- the LOC121612963 gene encoding pleckstrin homology domain-containing family N member 1 yields MGCCSVTQRHTGVDEVGPDEIELLELSGDNLGVWSLGETRLQLSVRNSSDEQQPPPPSRYPSIRHLEQEVVLWGRSRDELHHRIYSQQPIRDWEGQPPHMYGEIIHSSLVSLYNSYTQGTSEHFLVLFSFHLLILSLDHPRQDFIYEGILPLSGLSLRAVSLDPDTSHSPHMFEISSPVMDSKVFICSSAAELQKWMQHLEDRRYKSMAQPMSPSHCALSYLLPCDEHWKREELKNYLLQAPIWQWEGSPIQHMGQPGCISMVHIINTQRQGLQERLMVLFPQDVLLLSVDNKRLNIRYEGRLPRHSVKAVERSALPGRLEFELIGELVEPLLISCSCQEDYWNWIFQLQQPDRSSSHVTASHAAPPIMPKLHRSRKESQEPMITSNQCHINGRS; encoded by the exons ATGGGATGCTGCAGTGTGACCCAGAGGCATACTGGAGTGGACGAGGTGGGCCCCGATGAGATCGAGCTGCTGGAACTCTCTGGAGACAATCTAGG GGTGTGGAGTCTGGGAGAGACCAGGCTTCAGCTGTCAGTGAGGAACAGCAGCGATGAGCAGCAGCCACCGCCACCATCCCGCTACCCTTCAATACGCCACCTGGAACAAGAG GTGGTGCTATGGGGCAGGAGCAGAGACGAGTTGCACCACAGGATTTACtcccagcagccaatcagggaCTGGGAGGGCCAACCTCCCCACATGTATGGGGAGATCATCCACTCCTCCCTGGTGTCTCTCTACAACAGCTACACACAG GGCACCAGCGAACACTTCCTGGTGTTGTTCTCTTtccacctgctgatcctctccCTGGACCACCCTCGACAAGACTTCATCTACGAG GGCATCCTTCCCCTGTCTGGACTTTCCTTGCGAGCCGTCTCCCTGGACCCCGACACGTCACATTCGCCACACATGTTCGAGATCAGCA GTCCAGTGATGGACTCCAAGGTCTTCATCTGTTCCAGTGCTGCAGAGTTACAGAAATGGATGCAACACCTAGAGGACCGGAGATACAAGTCTATGGCTCAACCCATGAGTCCCTCCCACTGCGCCCTCTCCTATCTA TTACCCTGTGATGAGCACTGGAAAAGAGAAGAACTGAAAAACTACTTGCTACAGGCTCCGATATGGCAGTGGGAGGGCTCGCCAATACAGCACATGGGCCAGCCGGGATGCATATCTATGGTCCACATCAtcaacacacagagacag GGACTCCAAGAAAGACTGATGGTTCTCTTCCCTCAAGACGTCCTGCTACTGTCAGTCGACAACAAGCGTCTGAATATAAGATATGAG GGCAGGTTGCCCCGACACAGCGTCAAAGCAGTGGAGAGGTCAGCCCTGCCTGGACGGCTGGAGTTCGAGCTGATAG gTGAGCTGGTGGAACCACTGCTGATCTCTTGTAGCTGTCAGGAGGATTACTGGAACTGGATCTTTCAGTTACAACAG CCAGACAGAAGCAGCAGCCACGTTACTGCGAGTCACGCTGCGCCTCCGATCATGCCAAAGCTGCACAGGAGCAGGAAGGAGTCCCAGGAGCCGATGATAACAAGTAACCAGTGTCACATCAATGGACGCAGCTGA